The following coding sequences lie in one Leptospira inadai serovar Lyme str. 10 genomic window:
- a CDS encoding ABC-F family ATP-binding cassette domain-containing protein has protein sequence MNLISVDRISRTIGEKSLFRDVSFGVDEGEKTGLLGINGSGKSTLLRILLGTEEPDQGKVVRNRTLKISYLPQFPSYDSGYTILEHILSGVGPLMGTIRRYETACVLLEKGGTEAEREYQEAMTEMDLKQAWGLESDLKNLLRELNIADFSRRMGELSGGMVKKVALAQALTEESNLLVLDEPTNHLDIDAILWLQDYLKETKKAVLLVTHDRYFLEEVAGRILEIERGTFRIFPGNYDLYLEKKVEMQIVEEKEEVKRKSFLRTELEWLKRQPKARGTKQKARTDRVLEVLDRKKSGKDIVLDISVSGRRLGGKILELKNIKKSYSSSLIGGFSYIFKSRERIGVVGPNGAGKTTLLNIVTGREKPDTGDVSSGVNTTFGYFDQLTRDLPGEKRVLDYLKEEVAPTVRMADGSLWSASQFLERFLFPPQLQMTKIERLSGGEKRRLYLVVLLMKNPNFLVLDEPTNDLDIPTLSVLEDFLQDFPGVVLVVSHDRYFMDRVVDYIFIMNGKGDIERFPGNYSEYLEYKFYRERNPDGEEQKSSISPKDPVSGKKKGLGYQDKRKLEILEKEISELESEERILVETLQSGTASPEKAKISGERLTTIQEELVRKVGEWEDLASKEV, from the coding sequence GTGAACTTAATTTCCGTCGATCGCATCTCTAGAACCATCGGTGAAAAGAGTCTATTTCGAGACGTCAGCTTCGGCGTCGACGAGGGGGAGAAGACCGGTCTTCTCGGAATCAACGGTTCCGGGAAGTCGACACTCCTGCGCATCCTTTTAGGAACGGAAGAACCCGATCAGGGAAAAGTCGTTCGAAACAGAACTCTGAAAATTTCCTACCTCCCTCAGTTTCCTTCTTACGATTCCGGTTACACCATTTTGGAGCATATACTTTCGGGAGTCGGCCCGTTGATGGGGACCATCCGGCGATACGAAACCGCCTGCGTCTTACTCGAAAAAGGCGGGACCGAAGCCGAAAGGGAATACCAGGAAGCGATGACGGAAATGGACTTGAAGCAAGCATGGGGGCTCGAATCGGATTTAAAGAATCTGTTAAGAGAATTAAATATTGCTGATTTTTCGAGAAGAATGGGCGAGTTATCCGGCGGAATGGTAAAAAAAGTCGCCTTGGCTCAGGCTTTAACGGAAGAATCCAATCTTTTGGTATTGGACGAGCCGACCAATCATTTAGATATAGATGCCATCCTTTGGCTACAGGATTATTTGAAAGAGACGAAAAAAGCCGTTCTATTAGTGACCCATGATCGTTATTTCCTAGAGGAAGTCGCCGGAAGAATTCTGGAAATCGAGAGAGGGACGTTTCGGATTTTTCCGGGAAACTACGATCTGTATTTGGAGAAGAAAGTGGAGATGCAGATCGTCGAGGAAAAAGAGGAAGTCAAACGTAAATCGTTTTTACGAACGGAGCTGGAATGGTTGAAACGGCAACCGAAGGCTCGAGGCACTAAGCAAAAAGCTAGAACCGACAGAGTATTGGAAGTGTTGGATCGCAAGAAAAGCGGAAAAGACATCGTTCTGGATATTTCGGTGTCCGGAAGAAGGTTAGGAGGAAAAATATTAGAACTTAAAAATATTAAGAAATCCTACTCCTCCTCGCTCATCGGAGGCTTCTCCTATATCTTTAAAAGTCGCGAGCGTATCGGAGTCGTCGGTCCTAACGGAGCCGGGAAGACCACTTTATTGAATATCGTGACCGGTAGGGAAAAGCCGGATACCGGGGACGTATCTTCGGGAGTGAATACTACGTTCGGCTATTTTGATCAGCTTACCCGTGATTTACCCGGGGAAAAAAGGGTCTTGGATTATCTAAAAGAAGAAGTAGCTCCTACGGTTAGAATGGCCGACGGCTCCTTATGGTCGGCGTCCCAATTCCTGGAAAGGTTCCTGTTTCCGCCTCAACTGCAGATGACGAAGATTGAAAGGCTTTCCGGCGGCGAAAAAAGAAGACTGTATCTCGTCGTTCTGCTGATGAAGAATCCTAATTTTCTCGTCCTCGACGAACCTACGAACGACCTGGATATTCCCACTCTTTCGGTATTGGAGGATTTTTTACAGGATTTTCCGGGCGTGGTCTTAGTCGTGTCCCACGATCGCTATTTCATGGACAGGGTTGTGGATTATATATTTATAATGAATGGAAAGGGAGATATCGAAAGGTTTCCCGGAAACTATTCGGAATATCTCGAATATAAATTTTACCGAGAGAGGAATCCGGACGGTGAGGAACAAAAGTCATCGATCTCTCCCAAGGATCCGGTATCCGGAAAAAAGAAAGGACTCGGATATCAAGATAAGCGCAAGTTGGAAATACTGGAAAAAGAGATATCCGAGCTGGAGTCGGAAGAACGAATTCTCGTCGAGACGCTGCAGTCGGGGACCGCATCTCCGGAAAAAGCGAAGATCTCCGGAGAGAGATTAACGACAATCCAGGAAGAACTTGTCCGGAAAGTCGGGGAATGGGAAGACCTAGCTTCCAAGGAAGTCTAG
- a CDS encoding peptidylprolyl isomerase, protein MPFAKFVTNRGTFSVLLDTEKAPVTTGNFIELAKKGYYNGLIFHRVIPNFMIQGGCPSGTGTGGPGYKIKDEFHPDLKNKKFTISMANAGPNTGGSQFFINVRDNLYLDNRHAVFGHVTEGEDIVLGISETETGPGDRPVQPVVIESLEILET, encoded by the coding sequence ATGCCTTTCGCAAAATTCGTTACTAATCGAGGAACTTTTTCTGTTTTATTGGATACTGAGAAGGCCCCTGTCACTACCGGAAACTTCATCGAGTTAGCCAAAAAGGGATATTATAATGGACTCATTTTTCATAGAGTCATTCCAAATTTCATGATTCAGGGTGGATGTCCGAGTGGAACCGGAACCGGTGGACCGGGGTATAAAATAAAAGACGAGTTCCATCCGGATCTAAAAAATAAGAAATTTACCATCTCCATGGCAAACGCCGGACCAAATACGGGCGGCTCTCAGTTTTTCATCAATGTCCGAGACAATCTCTATTTGGATAATCGGCATGCAGTCTTTGGCCATGTGACAGAAGGAGAAGATATAGTCCTGGGGATCTCCGAGACAGAGACCGGACCAGGTGATCGTCCGGTCCAGCCAGTAGTCATTGAAAGCTTGGAAATATTAGAGACATAG
- a CDS encoding LIC11435 family protein: MSNSRFTSPQVMRLFILAGCLFFSVSLFAKDKEDGVKLEWKAIPDSGGYLVEIKDSNGRITREKTTATQIIVDLKPGTYEHRIGVLNRYGRVSIFSSWIPFDVILSRPPVLTSSTKNSYLSQDLPETFELKGKYLTEATKVSLRDSNGEEVQIIKSVEYKEPDTILVYFDKKKVPEGILSLRLENPRNKITETEAFLLVADTQERLAALQKRLTPPEPFRFDYRAIARSAVLPGWGQVYQEKSKIRSYSFPILIAAVGAYTYYKGESYLHSVKDYDAARRTNALLGYSVQTGNVSVYPLALINYLQIPGKYSAASTSYHQVELSIGILAVLYALNLADTAFFPGSRQVKIEGTDKTASWSPVIRNERDGGGYSFAASNQQYLRQRVEVGVQFSW; the protein is encoded by the coding sequence ATGTCGAATAGTCGTTTTACAAGCCCTCAAGTAATGCGCCTATTTATTCTAGCGGGTTGCCTATTTTTCTCCGTTTCCCTCTTTGCAAAAGACAAGGAGGATGGAGTCAAATTAGAATGGAAAGCAATTCCGGATTCAGGCGGATACCTGGTCGAGATCAAGGATTCGAACGGAAGAATCACGCGAGAAAAAACGACCGCCACGCAAATCATCGTGGATTTAAAACCCGGAACCTATGAACACCGGATCGGAGTTTTGAACAGATACGGTCGAGTCTCCATTTTTTCATCTTGGATTCCGTTTGACGTCATTCTTTCCAGGCCCCCTGTTCTAACTTCCTCTACGAAAAATTCTTATCTGAGTCAAGATCTACCGGAAACTTTCGAACTGAAAGGTAAGTATTTAACCGAGGCGACGAAAGTATCTCTAAGAGACTCTAACGGAGAAGAAGTTCAGATCATCAAGTCCGTCGAATATAAGGAGCCTGATACGATCCTAGTTTACTTCGATAAGAAGAAAGTTCCGGAAGGGATTCTCTCTTTGCGATTGGAAAATCCTAGGAACAAAATTACCGAAACGGAAGCCTTTTTACTCGTCGCCGATACTCAGGAGCGACTTGCCGCGTTACAAAAACGATTAACTCCGCCAGAACCCTTCCGTTTCGATTATAGAGCGATCGCAAGATCCGCAGTGCTTCCCGGTTGGGGGCAAGTATACCAGGAAAAGTCCAAAATCAGATCCTATTCGTTTCCGATTTTAATCGCAGCCGTCGGAGCCTACACGTACTATAAGGGTGAGTCGTATCTTCATTCTGTGAAAGATTACGATGCTGCGCGTAGAACGAATGCGTTGTTAGGTTATAGCGTTCAAACCGGGAACGTCTCCGTATACCCGTTGGCCCTGATTAATTATCTGCAAATTCCCGGTAAATATAGCGCCGCCTCAACCTCATATCATCAAGTCGAACTTTCCATAGGAATATTAGCAGTTCTTTATGCTCTCAATCTCGCGGATACGGCTTTTTTTCCGGGTTCTAGACAGGTAAAAATCGAAGGTACGGACAAAACGGCCAGCTGGTCACCGGTCATAAGAAACGAAAGAGACGGAGGTGGTTATTCGTTTGCCGCCTCCAACCAACAATATTTACGCCAAAGAGTCGAAGTTGGGGTACAATTTTCATGGTAG
- a CDS encoding FecR domain-containing protein — protein sequence MRYLTDAKFVVTGLVLLIIFFSSLLYIYANAGPKSGNNKIVGELKSKQLKILRKLDSEVVWEELDPSDPIRFRDTIRTEEGSLAVLLFKDGSNSTEIQMGERSMILIEDTDKISFVSGSLSATNSGDASKLQISSGDTKISLANSNVQLSKDEGKALNLEVKEGQAKVVSSSGESVLNGNQAAELKGNTLEVRTLKLEQIAPADGAIVPVKGETSPLRFAWKPEAGVKNYYLEIAKDPSFRIGLKRIPATDSEVSVNVSVGNYFWKVAGRNPKTGKNESSLARNLRVLSWNSPRLLSPAAKETFTFTTGFPVIRFQWSVTDPNARYTLEIAEDSNFKQIAFRSESKSGFAKWESKSEGNFFARVKMHSDREGFSEEVSAAIPFSVRKLAEAEPPRLHRPLPEEEIGLRIFKTGNSFFSWSANREFQSYTLEISNDREFKNILLSRTGSDNFLKPEFDWKEGVYFWKVRGNLKDGGKRDSSPQKFVLKHVDFIKLSSPKDGTESGHPSDGKIILRWDRPDPSGLYRVELARDASFETKLTDSRVRSGAITVSLPSPGSFYWRVGLVTPNGETLVSSSVANFRTSDSAPFVTPVYPRDRDKIDLDDKESLSFYWETQGTPEIYVLELLESQGKNWKPILKKEIRGETFEFRELYKLRAGKYQWRLSAKYKDEAGKSRTTIPLSREFNVLLSATLKAPEVLTPKEIYVE from the coding sequence ATGAGATACTTGACTGACGCCAAATTCGTAGTCACCGGCCTCGTACTGCTGATTATCTTTTTCTCGTCCTTACTTTATATATATGCGAATGCGGGCCCGAAGTCGGGAAACAATAAGATCGTAGGCGAACTTAAATCCAAACAACTTAAGATTTTAAGAAAGCTAGATTCCGAAGTTGTCTGGGAAGAGCTGGATCCGAGCGATCCGATCCGCTTTAGGGACACGATTCGTACTGAGGAAGGTTCTTTAGCCGTACTTTTGTTCAAAGACGGAAGCAACTCCACGGAAATTCAGATGGGCGAACGAAGTATGATTCTTATCGAGGACACGGATAAGATCAGTTTCGTGTCCGGTTCTCTGTCCGCCACCAATAGCGGAGATGCAAGCAAGTTGCAGATCAGTTCGGGAGATACGAAGATATCTTTGGCAAACTCAAATGTGCAACTTTCAAAAGACGAAGGTAAGGCCCTAAATTTGGAAGTCAAGGAGGGACAGGCCAAAGTCGTCTCATCTTCGGGTGAAAGCGTGCTGAACGGAAATCAGGCTGCGGAACTTAAGGGAAACACGTTGGAAGTTCGCACGCTAAAATTAGAGCAAATCGCCCCGGCGGACGGGGCGATAGTACCCGTAAAGGGTGAAACTTCGCCGTTGCGTTTTGCCTGGAAGCCCGAAGCAGGAGTAAAAAACTATTATTTGGAAATCGCAAAGGATCCGTCCTTTCGCATCGGGCTTAAACGAATTCCTGCAACGGACTCAGAGGTTTCGGTTAACGTATCAGTCGGAAACTATTTCTGGAAAGTAGCCGGAAGAAATCCCAAAACAGGTAAGAATGAATCCAGTTTGGCGAGAAATTTAAGGGTCCTCTCCTGGAACAGCCCTAGGTTGCTCTCCCCCGCCGCAAAAGAGACGTTTACTTTCACGACGGGATTTCCAGTGATTCGGTTCCAATGGTCGGTCACGGATCCTAACGCCAGATACACTCTGGAAATCGCGGAAGATTCAAACTTTAAACAAATCGCATTCAGATCCGAATCCAAATCGGGATTCGCCAAATGGGAATCGAAGTCCGAAGGTAATTTTTTCGCGCGCGTCAAAATGCATTCCGATCGAGAAGGATTTTCCGAAGAGGTATCCGCGGCAATACCGTTTTCCGTCAGAAAGCTGGCCGAGGCGGAACCTCCCCGTCTACATCGTCCGTTGCCCGAAGAGGAAATCGGATTAAGGATTTTCAAAACCGGAAATTCCTTTTTTAGTTGGTCGGCTAATAGGGAATTTCAATCCTATACTTTAGAAATTTCTAATGATCGAGAATTTAAAAATATACTCTTGTCCCGCACCGGATCGGACAATTTTCTTAAACCGGAATTCGATTGGAAAGAAGGCGTTTATTTCTGGAAAGTACGGGGCAATTTGAAAGACGGCGGAAAAAGGGATTCCTCTCCTCAAAAATTCGTGCTAAAACATGTCGATTTCATAAAACTTTCCTCTCCGAAAGACGGTACGGAATCCGGGCACCCATCCGACGGAAAAATAATTCTTCGCTGGGATAGACCGGATCCGAGCGGGCTCTATAGAGTCGAATTAGCGAGGGATGCGTCTTTCGAAACGAAACTCACGGATTCCAGAGTGAGATCGGGCGCTATTACGGTATCCTTGCCCTCTCCGGGTTCCTTCTACTGGAGAGTCGGCCTAGTGACTCCTAATGGAGAAACTCTCGTTTCGAGTTCGGTGGCAAATTTCAGGACCTCGGATTCAGCCCCGTTTGTAACTCCGGTGTATCCGAGAGACCGGGATAAAATCGACTTAGACGATAAAGAAAGCCTTTCTTTCTACTGGGAAACCCAAGGAACCCCCGAAATTTACGTTTTAGAATTACTCGAATCCCAAGGAAAAAACTGGAAACCGATCTTAAAAAAGGAAATTCGAGGAGAAACATTCGAATTTCGGGAGTTGTATAAACTAAGGGCAGGAAAATATCAGTGGAGATTAAGCGCTAAATACAAAGACGAAGCGGGCAAAAGTAGGACTACAATTCCTTTATCAAGGGAATTCAACGTTCTTTTATCCGCAACCTTAAAGGCGCCGGAAGTATTGACTCCTAAGGAAATTTATGTCGAATAG
- a CDS encoding PAS domain S-box protein has product MGTPNESIPSSIDFVLSEGQVYKDRLEYILSNVTLVLFSTDRNGTFTYAAGCGIFGIGIEPESLVGASFFEVDWSGRVRDSNGEFRPMTREAIFQSVFQGRMIEAETRFGGKIFSSRFSPVFGTEGEIEGLIGVSIDITDSKRREASFLRKVGDFSTALQVLPIIVFSFDLDGVILFAEGKGFERLGLTVQDVIGRNFFDSQPDQVERNQAIQKAIGGVDSFYQSRVRGKVFENWLYPRFDELGRTTEILGIGYDVTEREVLNNKLRESELNYRNLFKSNPQIMYIFDRESFRILESNSTAQSVCGYSESEFLEKTVLDIHPADDRSWVLDKVQNLALGPNFFSEVLHRKKSGEFFYLDIALTHFRFSGRDCILVSGSDVTQRVRTEAENRFNLQLLSQISDAVIALDSEFRITYYNLPAQHMYEISDPSLIGKHYRELFQEDWISDGNRTRAMDEYERNGIANAEIIHTLKSGKRIHLETSFKKISDPRGNDAGLIMVNRDIAEKVFVREFLKKAVSDLEMTNRELEQFAYVASHDLQEPLRTIASYLQLLERKFSPQLPSEAKEFIQITIEAAKRQQGLIESLLRYSRLGVKEDRWEKINVKALLENIREDLSSVLKEAKVRIEIEGEMPVVLGEPDQIRQLFQNLITNSVKFRSPERSPKIVISAAKTRAEWKFRIADNGIGIDSRYFDKIFIIFQKLHPKSEFPGTGIGLSVCKKIVENHGGKIWVESDVGVGSEFFFTIPVRRD; this is encoded by the coding sequence ATGGGAACGCCGAACGAGTCTATTCCATCCTCCATCGACTTCGTGTTAAGCGAGGGTCAGGTATATAAAGATCGATTGGAATACATTCTATCCAACGTAACACTCGTTCTATTTTCTACGGATAGAAATGGAACGTTTACCTACGCAGCAGGTTGCGGAATATTCGGAATTGGAATCGAACCTGAGTCTTTGGTTGGAGCTTCCTTTTTCGAAGTAGATTGGTCGGGCAGGGTTCGAGATTCGAATGGTGAGTTTCGACCCATGACGAGAGAGGCGATTTTCCAGTCCGTCTTTCAAGGTAGAATGATCGAAGCCGAGACCCGCTTTGGGGGAAAAATATTCTCCAGCCGTTTCTCACCCGTTTTCGGAACCGAGGGTGAAATCGAAGGACTGATTGGCGTAAGCATCGATATCACCGATTCAAAAAGGAGAGAGGCTTCCTTCCTGCGGAAAGTCGGCGATTTTAGCACCGCTCTACAAGTTCTTCCGATCATCGTCTTTTCCTTCGATTTGGATGGGGTCATTCTTTTTGCGGAAGGAAAGGGATTCGAGCGACTCGGTTTAACCGTACAGGACGTGATCGGCAGGAATTTTTTCGATTCGCAACCGGATCAGGTCGAAAGGAATCAGGCAATCCAAAAAGCGATCGGAGGAGTCGATTCTTTTTACCAATCTCGGGTCAGAGGTAAAGTCTTTGAAAATTGGTTATATCCGAGATTCGACGAATTAGGTAGAACAACCGAGATTTTAGGTATCGGTTACGACGTCACGGAGCGGGAGGTTTTGAATAATAAATTAAGAGAAAGTGAATTAAATTATCGTAATTTATTTAAAAGTAATCCTCAGATTATGTATATTTTCGATCGGGAGTCCTTCCGGATCCTAGAGTCTAATTCGACCGCTCAGTCGGTTTGCGGTTACTCCGAATCGGAATTTCTGGAAAAGACCGTTCTGGATATCCATCCCGCCGACGACCGATCTTGGGTCCTGGATAAAGTTCAAAACTTGGCGCTTGGACCTAATTTTTTTTCGGAAGTACTGCATCGGAAGAAGAGCGGAGAATTTTTTTACCTGGATATCGCGTTAACTCATTTTCGGTTTTCCGGTCGGGATTGTATTTTGGTGTCCGGTTCGGACGTGACTCAGCGAGTTAGAACGGAAGCCGAGAACAGATTCAATTTACAACTTTTATCGCAAATCAGCGACGCGGTAATCGCCTTGGATTCCGAATTTAGAATCACTTATTATAATCTTCCTGCGCAGCATATGTACGAAATTTCCGATCCTAGTTTAATCGGAAAACATTATAGGGAACTATTTCAGGAAGATTGGATTTCCGACGGAAATCGTACTCGAGCGATGGATGAATACGAACGTAACGGAATTGCCAATGCCGAGATAATCCATACCTTGAAATCGGGAAAAAGGATTCATCTCGAGACTAGTTTCAAGAAGATTTCGGATCCAAGAGGAAACGATGCGGGTTTGATCATGGTAAATCGGGACATCGCGGAGAAAGTATTCGTCAGGGAATTTCTTAAAAAAGCGGTATCCGATTTGGAGATGACGAACCGCGAATTAGAGCAATTCGCTTACGTTGCGTCTCACGACCTGCAAGAACCGTTAAGAACCATCGCCAGTTACTTGCAGCTTTTAGAAAGGAAATTTTCTCCACAGCTACCTTCCGAAGCGAAGGAATTCATCCAAATTACGATCGAAGCCGCTAAGCGACAACAAGGACTGATCGAATCGTTACTCCGTTATTCCAGATTAGGCGTAAAAGAAGACAGATGGGAAAAAATAAACGTTAAGGCCTTATTGGAAAATATCCGAGAAGACTTATCTTCGGTGTTGAAAGAGGCTAAGGTTCGTATCGAGATCGAAGGGGAGATGCCGGTTGTTCTCGGAGAACCCGATCAGATACGACAATTATTCCAGAATTTAATAACAAATTCCGTAAAATTTCGGAGTCCAGAACGGAGTCCGAAGATCGTAATTTCAGCCGCTAAGACTCGAGCCGAGTGGAAATTCAGAATAGCGGATAATGGAATCGGGATAGATTCCCGTTATTTCGATAAAATATTTATTATATTCCAAAAATTGCATCCTAAGTCGGAATTTCCCGGCACAGGAATCGGGCTTTCCGTGTGCAAAAAGATCGTTGAAAACCATGGGGGAAAGATCTGGGTGGAATCCGACGTCGGCGTCGGATCCGAATTTTTCTTCACGATCCCCGTTCGGAGAGACTGA
- a CDS encoding adenylate/guanylate cyclase domain-containing protein, whose translation MNSSAKYIPFGTNGSVAFWEPVSSHARSNRQQISDWSDRGIKTVVCVFSEKGSSIITDLEESLHGEDWKLYALEIPLGPETNESVFFCAWKLLQSIGRSNILFLVPEELNERWEVLLSKMVLSAHPHLAPGELGAWFPSLSGDSEPLLLNDFKSFISRRKPPREIPEGNRGEFSVFLRELPLSFREISLGGSHPENGKNNGLKNGKVDKLEEKRKIQVSSKESQSPRVPGSDSPAALDDFAKPKDLDLPAASMESLVEPKESAPDSKRESPPPKETKKEIPAPVVAHLSPADQTKAKFPLQLKLMGVISLLMTVTVSTVILYASSEFKKNYEVRVLETNFSLVNILGIKVKSDLKDIRDKGKSLTDKLLDPKGPGAYADLFFRNEPDFLLVGIYKVQGQSLKKDVVLYNDSYLEGISSNREELDSAIKGKESTFLKTLNSDGRIDNLTPDFKEPAFSISVADASKSRILIYVLRSERLLSAFQKQDINVPFLINGDGDLIAHYDPQLLASQTNWADLPIFETMLSAVREDSQQTRYQDSTGTRYYGSFQKVGFGGAGVIVTVPEEKVFEMVYRIQTKNLLIMAIALCMALIIVFFLARNITIPLLALLNATVEIAKGNFRIGIKSTTKDEVGLLTDYFVTMGKGLEEREKVKDALGRFVNKEIAEMVLNQELTLGGERKMCAIFFSDIRSFTAISEKLQPEEVVEFLNEYMTEMVHCVNQTHGIVDKFIGDAIMATWGALKSSGTQDAENAVNGALLMRKALQKFNEGRGGDKRPVIRIGCGLNYGPVIAGQIGSEERLEYTVIGDAVNLASRVEALNKPFGTDVLITQDLYDQVREIFAVEKMQSIKVKGKAEPQVIYAVLGRKDDPATPASVADLRKLIGIEFDAKKAKHDGDPEEEVKYEILD comes from the coding sequence ATGAACTCTTCGGCTAAATACATTCCCTTCGGGACAAACGGTTCCGTCGCTTTCTGGGAGCCTGTCTCCTCCCATGCCCGGTCGAATAGGCAACAGATTTCGGATTGGTCGGATCGCGGGATCAAAACCGTTGTCTGCGTTTTCTCCGAAAAAGGTTCGTCGATCATTACGGATCTGGAAGAGTCGCTTCACGGAGAGGATTGGAAACTTTATGCATTAGAAATTCCTTTAGGACCGGAAACGAACGAGTCGGTTTTCTTTTGCGCTTGGAAACTTCTTCAGTCGATCGGAAGATCCAATATTCTATTTCTGGTTCCGGAAGAATTGAATGAAAGATGGGAAGTCCTGCTTTCTAAAATGGTCCTGTCTGCACACCCTCATTTGGCTCCGGGAGAATTGGGAGCCTGGTTCCCGTCCTTATCCGGTGACTCTGAACCGCTATTATTAAACGACTTTAAAAGTTTCATTTCGAGAAGAAAACCTCCAAGGGAAATTCCGGAAGGAAACCGAGGGGAATTCTCCGTATTTTTGAGGGAATTACCTCTCTCATTTCGAGAAATTAGTTTGGGCGGTTCCCATCCGGAAAACGGGAAGAATAACGGCTTAAAAAACGGTAAAGTCGATAAGCTCGAAGAAAAAAGAAAAATTCAGGTTTCCAGTAAAGAATCCCAATCTCCCAGGGTCCCCGGATCCGACAGTCCTGCGGCTCTCGACGATTTTGCAAAGCCGAAAGATCTAGATCTTCCCGCTGCTTCGATGGAATCCCTTGTCGAACCGAAGGAAAGCGCCCCCGATTCGAAGCGAGAGAGTCCTCCCCCGAAAGAAACCAAAAAAGAAATCCCCGCTCCGGTAGTCGCTCACCTGTCGCCCGCCGATCAGACTAAGGCGAAATTTCCGCTTCAATTAAAATTAATGGGAGTCATCTCCCTATTAATGACCGTTACGGTTTCCACGGTCATCCTTTACGCGTCCAGCGAATTCAAAAAAAATTATGAAGTTCGGGTTTTAGAAACGAACTTCTCCTTGGTAAACATATTAGGTATTAAAGTTAAGTCGGACTTAAAGGATATCCGGGACAAGGGAAAATCCCTTACCGACAAATTACTCGATCCGAAAGGACCGGGAGCTTACGCCGATTTATTTTTTCGAAACGAACCGGACTTTCTATTAGTCGGAATTTATAAAGTCCAAGGACAATCCTTAAAAAAGGACGTAGTACTTTATAACGATTCGTATTTGGAAGGAATTTCCTCGAACCGTGAAGAGTTGGACTCGGCAATCAAAGGCAAAGAATCGACTTTTTTAAAAACTCTCAATTCGGACGGTCGAATCGATAACCTGACTCCGGATTTCAAAGAACCGGCCTTTTCCATATCCGTAGCGGACGCTTCCAAAAGCAGAATTTTGATTTATGTTCTTAGATCCGAAAGACTTCTGAGTGCATTCCAAAAACAGGATATTAACGTTCCGTTCCTGATCAACGGAGACGGAGATCTAATCGCTCATTACGATCCGCAACTTCTCGCCTCTCAGACGAATTGGGCCGACTTACCCATCTTCGAAACCATGCTCTCGGCCGTCCGCGAAGATAGTCAGCAAACTCGGTACCAGGATTCCACCGGAACTAGATACTACGGATCGTTTCAGAAAGTAGGTTTCGGAGGAGCCGGAGTCATCGTCACCGTACCCGAAGAGAAAGTCTTCGAGATGGTTTACAGAATTCAGACAAAAAACCTTTTGATCATGGCAATCGCGTTGTGTATGGCATTGATAATCGTATTTTTCCTCGCTAGGAATATTACAATTCCCTTATTAGCTCTCCTGAACGCAACCGTCGAAATAGCGAAGGGAAATTTCCGGATCGGAATCAAGTCCACGACAAAGGACGAAGTCGGGCTTTTGACCGATTACTTCGTTACCATGGGCAAGGGGCTCGAAGAGCGGGAAAAAGTTAAGGATGCCCTAGGTCGATTCGTTAACAAAGAGATCGCCGAAATGGTCCTAAATCAAGAGTTGACCTTGGGTGGGGAAAGAAAGATGTGCGCGATCTTTTTTTCCGATATTCGATCCTTTACTGCAATCTCCGAAAAATTACAACCGGAAGAAGTCGTCGAATTTCTAAACGAATATATGACCGAAATGGTTCATTGCGTAAATCAGACCCACGGGATCGTGGATAAATTTATAGGCGATGCCATCATGGCGACTTGGGGTGCCCTGAAGTCTTCCGGAACTCAGGACGCCGAAAACGCGGTAAACGGTGCATTACTAATGCGTAAAGCTCTCCAGAAATTCAACGAAGGGAGAGGGGGTGATAAAAGGCCGGTGATTCGGATCGGCTGCGGATTGAACTACGGACCGGTGATCGCGGGACAAATCGGTTCGGAAGAACGACTCGAATACACGGTTATCGGTGATGCCGTAAACCTGGCCTCCAGGGTCGAAGCTTTAAATAAACCCTTCGGAACCGATGTGCTGATCACGCAGGATCTATACGATCAGGTTCGAGAGATCTTTGCGGTCGAAAAAATGCAATCGATCAAGGTGAAAGGGAAAGCTGAGCCTCAAGTAATCTATGCCGTATTGGGCAGAAAAGACGACCCGGCAACGCCCGCCTCGGTGGCGGATCTCAGAAAGCTCATCGGAATCGAATTCGATGCGAAGAAAGCTAAGCATGACGGAGATCCGGAAGAGGAAGTAAAGTATGAGATACTTGACTGA